A genomic region of Deinococcus sp. KSM4-11 contains the following coding sequences:
- the nusA gene encoding transcription termination factor NusA — protein MTQPEFNFADALREVAQARNINELQLIEAFEQSLAQAYTRNVEPDRRIEVHLDPQSGELEVLVVREVVEKVEDENLQISLADALELDSGVELGMEMEFPVEKEKFSRIALQAAKQTLTQKMRETERNVVFNEYKDREGQVLTAQVVRSDNKGNWFVELGAGEAILPPREQIPGEKLTPGNRVKIYLKEVRKTPKGPTILASRADERLLDYLLRQEIPEVANGIVEVKAIAREAGQRSKVAVFSHNSNVDPIGACIGHRGNRIQAVTGELGRERVDVILWDGNTRDFIRNALSPAKVGLIDVHVDRREATVTVTPDQLSLAIGKGGQNVRLAAKLTGFKIDLRETAAISDLDSAMQQALQDEQGSRDDGDAAKSAFDALFKDSKSVATASPDDTQE, from the coding sequence ATGACCCAACCAGAATTCAATTTTGCGGACGCCCTGCGCGAGGTGGCGCAGGCCCGCAACATCAACGAACTCCAGCTGATCGAGGCCTTCGAGCAGTCGCTGGCGCAGGCGTACACGCGCAACGTCGAGCCGGACCGCCGGATCGAAGTGCACCTGGATCCGCAGAGCGGCGAACTGGAAGTGCTGGTCGTGCGCGAGGTCGTGGAGAAGGTCGAGGACGAGAACTTGCAGATCTCGCTGGCCGACGCGCTGGAACTGGACTCCGGCGTGGAACTTGGCATGGAGATGGAGTTCCCGGTCGAGAAGGAGAAGTTCTCCCGCATCGCCCTGCAGGCCGCGAAGCAGACCCTGACGCAGAAGATGCGCGAGACCGAACGCAACGTGGTCTTCAACGAGTACAAGGACCGTGAGGGCCAGGTGCTCACCGCGCAAGTCGTCCGCAGCGACAACAAGGGCAACTGGTTCGTGGAACTCGGCGCGGGTGAGGCGATCCTGCCGCCCCGCGAGCAGATTCCCGGCGAGAAGCTCACGCCGGGCAACCGCGTGAAGATCTACCTCAAAGAAGTCCGCAAGACGCCCAAGGGGCCGACCATCCTGGCCAGCCGCGCCGACGAGCGCCTGCTGGACTACCTGCTGCGCCAGGAGATTCCCGAAGTCGCCAACGGCATCGTGGAGGTCAAGGCGATCGCGCGGGAAGCCGGGCAGCGCAGCAAGGTCGCGGTGTTCTCCCACAACAGCAACGTCGATCCGATCGGCGCGTGCATCGGGCACCGCGGCAACCGCATCCAGGCCGTGACCGGCGAACTGGGCCGCGAGCGCGTGGACGTGATCCTGTGGGACGGCAACACCCGCGACTTCATCCGCAACGCCCTGTCGCCCGCCAAGGTGGGGCTGATCGACGTGCACGTGGATCGCCGCGAGGCGACCGTGACGGTCACGCCGGATCAGCTGTCGCTGGCCATCGGGAAGGGCGGGCAGAACGTCCGCCTGGCCGCCAAGCTGACCGGCTTCAAGATCGACCTGCGCGAGACGGCCGCGATCAGCGACTTGGACAGCGCCATGCAGCAGGCGCTGCAGGACGAGCAGGGCAGCCGTGACGACGGTGACGCCGCCAAGTCCGCGTTCGACGCGCTGTTCAAGGACAGCAAGTCGGTCGCGACCGCCAGCCCGGACGACACGCAGGAGTAA
- a CDS encoding HNH endonuclease: protein MARRSTATSWPPPPAVPSTCALCGRAVPLLTEHHLVPRSRGRRRGLKVHTLPTVMLCRACHSFVHRTFTNEELDREYATPERLLEHEEVRRFVTWIRTQPATKAVRVR from the coding sequence ATGGCCCGCCGCTCCACCGCCACGTCCTGGCCACCGCCACCCGCTGTGCCCAGCACGTGCGCGCTGTGTGGCCGGGCCGTTCCCCTGCTCACCGAGCACCATCTGGTGCCCAGATCGAGAGGACGGCGGCGCGGCCTGAAGGTACACACCCTGCCCACCGTGATGCTGTGCCGCGCGTGTCACAGCTTCGTGCACCGCACCTTCACGAATGAGGAACTCGACCGCGAGTACGCCACGCCGGAGCGCCTGCTGGAGCACGAGGAAGTGCGGCGATTCGTAACCTGGATCCGCACCCAGCCCGCCACGAAGGCGGTGCGGGTGCGGTGA
- a CDS encoding YlxR family protein, protein MTGPNPFPVSRHVPERTCVACRRKRPQTEFRRVSRVDGEWTLVAGHRTGRGAYVCADSPACWQDKRLRRAFGAQAPDLSARLNSSD, encoded by the coding sequence GTGACCGGCCCGAATCCCTTCCCGGTGTCCCGGCATGTGCCGGAACGCACCTGCGTGGCGTGCCGCCGCAAACGGCCCCAGACAGAGTTCCGCCGCGTAAGCCGCGTGGACGGGGAGTGGACACTGGTGGCCGGACACCGCACGGGACGGGGCGCGTACGTGTGCGCGGACTCGCCCGCGTGCTGGCAGGACAAGCGGCTGCGCCGGGCGTTCGGCGCGCAGGCGCCCGACCTAAGCGCGCGGCTGAACTCCAGCGATTAA
- a CDS encoding CsbD family protein: MSNRNGSHFPLKRLLLLGALIGAGAYYFSREQNRRALDAKLSELGLKDAAQDVGQSVTKSWEKTKDAAASAGAVIADKAGDVKDAAASGAGAAVDKAKEVAGDVKDAVSKAADSARDAVAGTADTVKDKAQDVAGQAKDAAEGAKDSAKDVAGKAADSTKNLAASARDAAKDVKSNMEQSAAKAKDDVQGAAQSAGDKASKAVNDVADAAAKAKRDAERRA; encoded by the coding sequence ATGTCGAATCGTAACGGATCCCATTTTCCCCTGAAGCGTCTGCTGCTGCTGGGCGCCCTGATCGGCGCGGGCGCGTACTACTTCAGCCGCGAACAGAACCGCCGGGCGCTGGACGCCAAGCTGTCCGAACTGGGCCTCAAGGACGCCGCCCAGGATGTGGGCCAGAGCGTCACGAAGAGCTGGGAGAAGACCAAGGACGCGGCGGCCAGCGCTGGCGCTGTAATCGCCGACAAGGCGGGCGACGTCAAGGACGCCGCCGCCAGTGGGGCTGGGGCCGCTGTGGACAAGGCCAAGGAAGTTGCGGGTGACGTGAAAGACGCGGTGAGCAAGGCGGCGGACAGCGCCCGTGACGCCGTGGCTGGAACCGCCGACACGGTGAAGGACAAGGCGCAGGACGTGGCCGGTCAAGCCAAGGACGCGGCGGAAGGCGCCAAGGACAGTGCCAAGGACGTGGCCGGGAAGGCGGCGGACAGCACGAAGAACCTCGCCGCGAGCGCCCGCGACGCAGCCAAGGACGTGAAGTCCAACATGGAGCAGAGCGCCGCGAAGGCCAAGGATGACGTGCAGGGCGCCGCGCAGAGTGCTGGAGACAAGGCCAGTAAGGCCGTGAACGACGTGGCCGACGCGGCCGCCAAAGCGAAACGCGACGCCGAACGCCGCGCCTGA
- a CDS encoding septum site-determining protein MinC has product MKLRGTLGGLNLLLEPGDTAQSVGEALRGREEVTGASVTIEIAGDADPGALEAALSAIREAGGMPGRVRAPRVTVNAPASAPSEPLPSPLDSARTVIVPGSVRAGNRREYKGSVIVLGDVNPGAEIIAGGDVIVIGALRGIAHAGQGGYADAIVWARPIASTQIRIGDAVARAPEGSSLSNMQRRDATPVAELARLQGGQIVIDVQK; this is encoded by the coding sequence ATGAAGCTGCGCGGTACCCTGGGCGGACTGAACCTGCTGCTGGAACCCGGCGACACCGCCCAGAGTGTCGGCGAGGCCCTGCGCGGCCGGGAGGAAGTGACGGGCGCGTCCGTGACGATCGAGATCGCCGGGGATGCCGATCCTGGCGCGCTGGAGGCCGCCCTGAGCGCCATCCGGGAGGCTGGCGGGATGCCGGGACGGGTGCGGGCGCCGAGGGTCACGGTGAATGCCCCCGCCAGCGCACCCTCCGAACCGCTGCCCAGCCCGCTGGACAGTGCCCGCACCGTGATCGTGCCGGGCAGCGTCCGGGCCGGGAACCGCCGCGAGTACAAGGGCAGCGTGATCGTGCTGGGCGACGTGAATCCTGGCGCAGAGATCATCGCCGGCGGGGACGTGATCGTGATCGGGGCGCTGCGCGGCATTGCCCACGCGGGTCAGGGCGGGTACGCGGACGCCATCGTGTGGGCGCGGCCCATCGCCAGCACCCAGATCCGCATCGGGGACGCCGTGGCCCGCGCGCCCGAGGGCAGCAGCCTGAGCAACATGCAGCGCCGCGACGCCACGCCCGTCGCGGAACTGGCCCGCTTGCAGGGCGGGCAGATCGTGATCGACGTCCAGAAGTAG
- a CDS encoding cytochrome c4, with protein MLHRTRRFLPVLLALPVGAGLIGAVAQTAPPGGNPLALTYTTPDATHGQVLAGQHECASCHGGGLVTSYPGLPSLAGQQPSYLRLQLAAFRAKLRPNDTMQKVAAELKDQDIADLAAYAATLSPGPAWKADDALRAKGAALFNAGDGKRNIIACVVCHGANGRGDDRLGVASITNLAPEYANRVLHEFKDSPGFPIPYPDAMRVILKDYTQADLDAVVAYISSMAP; from the coding sequence ATGTTGCACCGCACCCGTCGCTTCCTTCCCGTCCTGCTCGCCCTCCCTGTGGGGGCCGGTCTCATCGGAGCGGTCGCCCAGACGGCGCCGCCCGGCGGAAATCCACTGGCCCTGACCTACACCACGCCCGACGCCACGCATGGACAGGTGCTCGCCGGGCAGCACGAGTGTGCCAGCTGTCACGGGGGCGGCCTGGTCACCTCCTATCCGGGCTTGCCGTCGCTGGCCGGACAGCAACCCAGCTACCTGCGCCTGCAACTGGCGGCGTTCCGCGCGAAACTCCGACCGAACGACACCATGCAGAAGGTCGCTGCTGAGCTTAAAGACCAGGACATCGCCGATCTGGCCGCCTACGCCGCGACCCTCAGTCCCGGCCCCGCGTGGAAAGCCGACGACGCCCTGCGGGCCAAGGGAGCGGCCCTCTTCAATGCGGGTGATGGCAAGCGGAATATCATCGCCTGCGTGGTCTGTCACGGAGCGAATGGCCGAGGAGACGACCGCCTGGGCGTAGCCAGCATCACCAATCTCGCGCCGGAGTACGCGAACCGTGTCCTGCACGAGTTCAAAGATTCGCCTGGCTTTCCGATTCCGTACCCGGACGCCATGCGGGTGATTCTGAAGGACTACACGCAGGCCGACCTCGATGCCGTGGTGGCCTACATCAGCTCCATGGCGCCGTAA
- the rimP gene encoding ribosome maturation factor RimP yields MNNNQADNSTLQDIARAAVEPLGFEVLEVQQQMAGGERIVLVRIDRLDEQPVTMADLTTASRAADAEFDRLDPIPGEYRLEFESPGSKRPLLRARHFERMLGLKARVRADGRAFTAPIKGIHGDQVTFDVNGEDVTLGAGTFQANLAEFPDRHR; encoded by the coding sequence ATGAATAACAACCAAGCCGACAACTCAACACTACAGGACATTGCCCGGGCGGCCGTGGAACCGCTCGGCTTTGAGGTGCTGGAAGTCCAGCAACAGATGGCCGGCGGCGAACGCATCGTGCTGGTGCGCATCGACCGGCTGGACGAACAGCCCGTGACCATGGCCGACCTGACCACCGCCAGCCGCGCGGCGGACGCCGAATTCGACCGCCTGGATCCGATTCCCGGCGAGTACCGGCTGGAGTTCGAGTCGCCCGGCTCGAAGCGCCCGCTGCTGCGCGCCCGGCATTTCGAGCGCATGCTGGGCCTCAAAGCCCGCGTGAGGGCCGACGGCCGCGCCTTCACGGCCCCGATCAAGGGAATTCACGGGGATCAGGTGACCTTCGACGTGAACGGGGAGGACGTCACCCTGGGAGCGGGCACCTTCCAGGCGAACCTGGCGGAATTCCCGGATCGGCACCGCTGA
- a CDS encoding DUF1517 domain-containing protein: MAMRWLGVLAALLLLLTLLPGHSGSAQSGGGFGGSSSGRSSGGSSSGSSGGGYSGGGYSGGGYSGGGGYGPVIINNGGYGGGYYGGGGLSGFGIVPLIIFAIVIFVVVGAMRRSLGAGGARSLGGGMMSSLSGTAQAVSVQLLLSEGDEVKSALQRVAQSGDPDTNEGLARMLQEAALVALRHPERWVYGNVERAQGAPNAAESQVGAWATEARSAFTDQTTSNYQNRDPQSGFTQRKDYSYKKEVGDQYLAVTIAVAAHALGTLPPAGVTTMAEARAALQTISAVSADDLIRAEVVWSPDVEGEFLSEDEAILKYPKLTKL, encoded by the coding sequence ATGGCCATGCGCTGGCTGGGCGTGCTGGCCGCGCTGCTGCTGCTCCTGACGCTGCTGCCGGGCCACTCGGGCAGCGCGCAGTCGGGTGGCGGTTTCGGGGGCAGTTCCAGCGGCCGCAGTTCGGGAGGCTCCTCGTCCGGTTCCTCGGGTGGCGGGTACAGCGGTGGGGGCTACAGTGGCGGCGGGTACTCCGGCGGGGGCGGCTACGGGCCGGTGATCATCAACAACGGCGGTTACGGCGGCGGGTACTACGGCGGCGGCGGCCTGAGCGGCTTCGGGATCGTGCCGCTGATCATCTTCGCCATCGTAATCTTCGTCGTGGTCGGGGCCATGCGCCGCAGCCTCGGGGCTGGCGGGGCCCGCAGCCTGGGCGGCGGCATGATGTCCTCGCTGAGCGGCACCGCCCAGGCCGTGAGCGTGCAACTCCTGCTGTCCGAGGGCGACGAGGTCAAGAGCGCCCTGCAACGCGTGGCGCAGAGCGGGGATCCCGACACCAACGAGGGCCTCGCCCGCATGCTGCAGGAGGCCGCCCTGGTCGCCCTGCGCCACCCGGAGCGCTGGGTGTACGGCAACGTGGAGCGCGCCCAGGGCGCCCCGAACGCCGCCGAGAGCCAGGTGGGGGCGTGGGCCACCGAGGCCCGCTCGGCCTTCACGGATCAGACGACCAGCAACTACCAGAACCGTGATCCGCAGAGCGGCTTCACGCAGCGCAAGGACTACTCGTACAAGAAGGAAGTCGGTGACCAATACCTGGCGGTCACGATCGCCGTCGCGGCACACGCGCTGGGGACGCTGCCGCCCGCCGGGGTGACCACCATGGCCGAGGCCCGCGCCGCTTTGCAGACCATCAGTGCCGTGAGCGCCGACGACCTGATCCGTGCCGAGGTCGTGTGGAGTCCGGACGTGGAGGGCGAATTCCTCAGCGAGGATGAAGCCATCCTGAAGTATCCGAAACTGACGAAACTCTAG
- the infB gene encoding translation initiation factor IF-2 yields the protein MSKIRIYTLAKEVGVENHRMLEILDGLGVQYKSVSSTIEEDTVELIKQILAEEGNDATGGQVSDPAPESVTQAAEATTSEPVSPTPAPTAAPTPEPAPGQMSSEGRPVNPTPTPAPVAAQPVSPAASATQVEERPAAPAEREVPHRAPVVTIMGHVDHGKTSLLDYIRKTKVAAKEAGGITQHVGAFEAQTSKGRIVFIDTPGHEAFTTIRARGANVADIAIIVIAADDSLMPQTREAIAHAQAAKVPMIIAINKIDLAQADPERVKTDLTQLNLVPEEYGGDLVVVPVSARSGEGVEDLLEYISLTAELEDLRADPQGEFAGVVIEGKVDKQAGVLATVMVQEGTLHIGDFLVVGERYGKIKAMSDSNGGRIKEAGPSTPVQVLGFSDVPESGEKVVSAKNEHAAREIVEARARDRHDTENARVRNRLTLEEMMGPIGSVRTVNLIVRADTQGSVEALQGILARKESDDVKINVMFAGIGSPSEADVLLASTAEATILCFSVTPAGGVKKIADSKGVEIKSYRIIYELIDEVDRLIKGTVDPVFEEKYLGRAEVRMIIKHPRSGNIAGSYVTDGSLKRNAKAKVTRGRQVVYEGTIVGLKRFKDDVREVQTGYECGINLDWDDVMEGDIIEASEMVEVTQA from the coding sequence ATGTCGAAAATCCGAATCTATACTCTCGCCAAGGAAGTGGGCGTGGAGAACCACCGAATGCTCGAAATCCTCGACGGGCTCGGCGTGCAGTACAAGAGCGTCAGCTCGACCATCGAGGAAGACACCGTCGAACTCATCAAGCAGATCCTGGCGGAAGAAGGGAATGACGCCACCGGCGGTCAGGTGAGTGACCCGGCACCCGAGTCGGTCACCCAGGCGGCCGAGGCGACCACGTCCGAGCCGGTCTCCCCCACCCCGGCCCCGACGGCCGCTCCCACGCCGGAGCCTGCGCCCGGTCAGATGTCCAGCGAGGGTCGTCCCGTGAACCCAACCCCCACCCCGGCCCCCGTGGCCGCCCAGCCCGTCAGCCCGGCCGCGTCGGCCACCCAGGTCGAGGAACGTCCGGCCGCACCTGCCGAGCGTGAAGTGCCGCACCGTGCGCCGGTCGTGACCATCATGGGACACGTCGACCACGGCAAGACCAGCCTGCTGGACTACATCCGCAAGACCAAGGTCGCCGCGAAGGAAGCGGGCGGCATCACGCAGCACGTCGGGGCCTTCGAGGCGCAGACCAGCAAGGGCCGCATCGTGTTCATCGACACGCCCGGACACGAAGCGTTCACGACCATCCGGGCGCGCGGCGCGAACGTGGCCGACATCGCGATCATCGTGATCGCCGCCGACGACTCGCTGATGCCGCAGACGCGCGAGGCCATCGCCCACGCGCAGGCCGCGAAGGTGCCGATGATCATCGCGATCAACAAGATCGACCTCGCACAGGCCGATCCGGAACGCGTCAAGACGGATCTTACGCAGCTGAACCTGGTGCCGGAAGAGTACGGCGGCGACCTGGTCGTCGTGCCCGTCAGCGCCCGTTCGGGCGAGGGCGTCGAAGACCTGCTGGAGTACATCTCGCTGACCGCCGAACTCGAAGACCTGCGCGCCGATCCGCAGGGCGAGTTCGCGGGCGTGGTCATCGAGGGCAAGGTCGACAAGCAGGCGGGCGTCCTGGCGACCGTCATGGTGCAGGAAGGCACGCTGCACATCGGGGATTTCCTGGTGGTCGGCGAGCGCTACGGCAAGATCAAGGCCATGAGCGACAGCAACGGCGGCCGCATCAAGGAGGCTGGCCCGAGCACGCCCGTGCAGGTGCTGGGCTTCAGCGACGTGCCCGAAAGCGGCGAGAAGGTCGTCTCGGCCAAGAACGAGCACGCCGCCCGTGAGATCGTCGAGGCTCGCGCCAGAGACCGCCACGACACCGAAAACGCCCGCGTCCGCAACCGCCTGACCCTGGAAGAGATGATGGGGCCGATCGGTTCGGTGCGCACCGTGAACCTGATCGTGCGCGCCGACACACAGGGCAGCGTCGAGGCCCTGCAGGGCATCCTGGCCCGCAAGGAAAGCGACGACGTGAAGATCAACGTGATGTTCGCCGGGATCGGATCGCCCAGCGAGGCCGACGTGCTGCTCGCGAGCACCGCCGAGGCCACCATCCTGTGCTTCAGCGTGACTCCGGCGGGCGGCGTGAAGAAGATCGCGGACAGCAAGGGCGTGGAGATCAAGTCCTACCGCATCATCTACGAACTGATCGACGAGGTCGACCGCCTGATCAAGGGCACGGTGGATCCTGTCTTCGAGGAGAAGTACCTGGGCCGCGCGGAAGTCCGCATGATCATCAAGCACCCCCGCAGCGGGAATATCGCCGGCTCGTACGTCACGGACGGCAGCCTCAAGCGCAACGCGAAGGCCAAAGTCACGCGTGGCCGGCAGGTCGTGTACGAGGGCACCATTGTGGGCCTCAAGCGCTTCAAGGACGATGTCCGCGAGGTGCAGACCGGCTACGAGTGCGGGATCAACCTCGACTGGGACGACGTGATGGAAGGCGACATCATCGAGGCCAGCGAGATGGTCGAGGTCACGCAGGCCTGA
- a CDS encoding ABC transporter ATP-binding protein, protein MSAPTADVLREVRHQSEYALELRGITKRFPLVLANDNISMQVRWGSVHALCGENGAGKSTLMKIVYGIQPPTSGEIVVDGEVVNLHDPSDAIKRGIGMVFQHFMLVETLTVTENVILGMEPTAGTSINYGAARKRVGELIKQFNFALNPDAIVGELPVGLQQKVEILKTLYRGARILILDEPTAVLTPSETDELFDFLVNQYAKSGNAVVFISHKLHEVLQISDTISVIRDGKMIGTIPTPGATTETLARMMVGREVVLKVDKEPARPGEVALALENVVVKGEHRNAVDGVSFEVRAGEIVGIAGVEGNGQSELVEAITGLQAYSGTITYQGKPAQGVLGVEAAGLAHVPEDRNERGLVMDMTTAENYILGKHDNAPYAGRFGLLDLDVIAQNARDLSEKYDVRPRSASLQASRYSGGNAQKIIVAREMSKHPKILVASQPTRGVDIGAIEFIHARIVEARDQGLAVLLISADLGEVMNLADRILVMYEGKVVGEVPAAQATETQLGLLMTGSGSH, encoded by the coding sequence ATGAGCGCCCCCACTGCCGACGTGCTGCGCGAGGTCCGGCATCAGTCCGAGTACGCCCTGGAACTGCGCGGCATCACCAAACGCTTCCCGCTGGTCCTCGCGAACGACAACATTTCCATGCAGGTCCGGTGGGGCAGCGTGCACGCCCTGTGCGGCGAGAACGGCGCGGGCAAGAGCACCCTGATGAAAATCGTGTACGGCATCCAGCCGCCCACCAGCGGTGAGATCGTCGTGGACGGCGAGGTCGTGAACCTGCACGATCCCTCCGATGCCATCAAACGCGGGATCGGCATGGTATTCCAGCACTTCATGCTGGTCGAAACGCTAACCGTGACCGAGAACGTCATCCTGGGTATGGAACCCACGGCGGGTACGTCCATCAACTACGGCGCCGCCCGCAAACGCGTCGGGGAACTCATCAAGCAGTTCAACTTCGCCCTGAATCCCGACGCCATCGTGGGCGAACTGCCCGTCGGGCTTCAGCAGAAGGTCGAGATCCTCAAGACCCTCTACCGGGGGGCGCGCATCCTGATCCTCGACGAACCCACCGCCGTCCTGACGCCCAGCGAGACCGACGAGCTGTTCGACTTCCTGGTGAACCAGTATGCGAAGAGCGGCAACGCCGTCGTCTTCATTTCCCACAAGCTGCACGAGGTGCTGCAGATCAGCGACACCATCTCGGTCATCCGCGACGGCAAGATGATCGGCACCATTCCCACGCCGGGCGCAACGACCGAGACCCTGGCCCGCATGATGGTCGGCCGCGAGGTCGTCCTAAAAGTCGACAAGGAACCCGCCCGGCCGGGCGAGGTCGCCCTGGCGCTGGAGAACGTCGTCGTGAAGGGCGAGCACCGCAACGCCGTGGACGGCGTGAGCTTCGAGGTGCGCGCCGGCGAGATCGTGGGGATCGCGGGCGTCGAGGGCAACGGGCAGAGCGAACTGGTCGAGGCCATCACCGGCCTGCAGGCCTACAGCGGCACCATCACCTACCAGGGCAAGCCGGCGCAGGGCGTCCTGGGTGTCGAGGCCGCCGGGCTCGCCCACGTGCCCGAGGATCGCAACGAACGCGGTCTGGTCATGGACATGACGACCGCCGAGAACTACATCCTGGGCAAGCACGACAACGCGCCCTACGCCGGGCGCTTCGGCCTGCTGGATCTGGACGTGATCGCCCAGAACGCCCGTGACCTGAGCGAGAAGTACGACGTCCGCCCCAGGAGTGCCAGCCTTCAGGCCAGCCGCTACTCCGGCGGGAACGCGCAGAAGATCATCGTGGCGCGCGAGATGAGCAAACACCCTAAGATCCTGGTCGCCAGTCAGCCCACACGCGGCGTGGACATCGGCGCGATCGAGTTCATCCACGCGCGGATCGTCGAGGCGCGCGACCAGGGGCTGGCCGTGCTGCTCATCAGCGCCGATCTGGGCGAGGTCATGAACCTCGCCGACCGGATTCTCGTGATGTACGAGGGCAAGGTCGTGGGTGAGGTGCCGGCCGCCCAGGCCACCGAGACCCAACTGGGCCTGCTCATGACCGGCAGCGGCTCCCATTGA
- a CDS encoding phosphatase PAP2 family protein yields MESFWLVVTALGRDEAFIVVLALYTWLVRPTGGRDLGVAFALSYLVNTALKYGLNEPRPFATDPAVASEAAKATAGGPGLPSGHAQMSATLWGGIAAQVNRSWMWAVAAVLVVLVAGSRLALHVHYPVDVLVGLLLGAVFAGLAARVHFPQVDVLRWAPPLVALVVAAFLPSGGPREYAVGLGLFAGFWFSRPTFRTPDTVAGRVIVGLLGLLVVFAVYFGLSALPHGLRDLGLVRALRYAVLVLVAVEGVPVLLRRWLPRVDPAPSATAEAPARV; encoded by the coding sequence ATGGAGTCCTTCTGGCTGGTGGTCACGGCGCTCGGGCGCGACGAGGCGTTCATCGTGGTTCTCGCGCTGTACACCTGGCTGGTGCGTCCGACTGGCGGGCGTGATCTGGGCGTGGCCTTCGCGCTCAGTTATCTCGTGAATACGGCCCTGAAGTACGGCTTGAACGAGCCGCGACCCTTCGCCACGGATCCGGCCGTGGCGTCCGAGGCCGCGAAAGCTACGGCTGGCGGGCCGGGCCTGCCGAGCGGCCACGCGCAGATGTCCGCCACATTGTGGGGAGGCATCGCCGCGCAGGTGAACCGGAGCTGGATGTGGGCCGTGGCCGCCGTGCTGGTCGTCCTGGTCGCGGGATCGCGGCTCGCGCTGCATGTCCACTACCCGGTGGACGTGTTGGTTGGCCTGCTGCTGGGCGCCGTCTTTGCCGGGCTGGCGGCGCGCGTTCATTTCCCGCAGGTCGATGTCCTGCGCTGGGCGCCGCCGCTGGTGGCGCTGGTCGTGGCGGCCTTCCTGCCCTCCGGTGGGCCGCGCGAGTACGCGGTGGGCCTGGGTCTGTTCGCGGGCTTCTGGTTCTCAAGGCCCACCTTCCGCACACCGGACACCGTGGCTGGGCGGGTGATCGTGGGTCTGCTGGGCCTGCTCGTGGTGTTCGCCGTGTATTTCGGCCTGTCGGCCCTGCCGCACGGCCTGCGGGATCTGGGTCTGGTGCGCGCCCTGAGGTATGCCGTGCTGGTACTCGTGGCCGTCGAGGGTGTCCCAGTCCTGCTGCGCCGCTGGTTGCCGCGCGTCGACCCGGCGCCGTCCGCGACTGCGGAGGCTCCTGCACGTGTGTGA